From Flaviflexus ciconiae:
TTTACTCGGGGTCAAATTTTCAGTTTATTCTTAGCTGAGGTGCGGTCTCGTCCCAGGCGGTGGTGGGTCAATAAGTCAGACACATTGACTGATCACGAGGAGAACGCCGTGAACGAATACTTGCCCATTGCCGTTGACATTGTCGCCATCACCATCCTGGTGTTCGGGATTTACTTCCCGAGGCACCGACGCACGGATATGGCACTGGCGTACATGACGGTGAACATTGGCGTCCTTGCGGTGGCCGATACTCTCGCAGCATCCGCTGTGGCTGCGAGAGTATCGGGCTAGGACTGTTTGGTGTCCTCTCGATTATTCGTCTCCGCTCCGAAGAGCTGACTCAGCGGGAGGTCGCCTATTACTTCGCGGCTCGCCATCGGCCTGATCGCCGGCCTTGCCGATGTCTCGCCGAAGCAGATTGGGCTCATTGCGCTAATCCTCATTGTTATCGCAATTGTTGACTCCCGTCATCTCTACCCCGTACGCCGCCGCTCCATGGTTCTTGACCGGGCGATTGCTGATGAGGGGGAGCTACGTGACTATGTTGCATCGTTTTGCTCCGGACGGATTGTCGACGTCTCCATCGAAGAAATCGATTTCGTCAAGGACTCGACAACCGTTCGCGTACAAATCAAGGAAGGCTCCGCACACCAGAGCGTCGGAGTCGTGGCATGACCGCGGTGGATCTGGAATGGTCGGCTGCCCTGCCCGCTATTGGGCTCGACGAGCTGAATACTTTCGCGGAACGGCTTATTCGAGTCGACCGGAAGTACCTTGTTCGAGCGGATGACATCCCCGAGATTATTGCCTCAGTGCCGGGACTGTCCGTACTCGATGTCGCCGGGGCGAGATCGACACAGTACGTGTCAACGTACTTCGATACCCCGGACTTTGAGTCCTATCACCGCGCGGGGCGGTGCCGCAGGCGCCGCTACAAGGTGCGGACCAGAAGGTACGAAAGTGGGGATGAGTTCCTTGAGGTGAAGTGGAAAG
This genomic window contains:
- a CDS encoding DUF4956 domain-containing protein, with the translated sequence MNEYLPIAVDIVAITILVFGIYFPRHRRTDMALAYMTVNIGVLAVADTLAASAVAARVSG